The Hornefia porci genome contains the following window.
AAAGATGCCGGCTACCCGCAGCAGGACGGAAAGACCCCATGGAGCTTCACTGCAGCCTGATATTGAGCCTCGGCGCTGCATGTACAGGATAGGTGGGAGACTATGAATTAAGTACGCCAGTATTTAAGGAGTCATCGTTGGGATACCACCCTTGCAGCGTTGGGGTTCTAACCGTGCGTCGTAAGCCGGCGCCGGGACAGTGGCAGGCGGGCAGTTTGACTGGGGCGGTCGCCTCCTAAAGAGTAACGGAGGCGCCCAAAGGTTCCCTCAGCGCGGACGGAAATCGCGCGAAGAGTGCAAAGGCAGAAGGGAGCTTGACTGCGAGACAGACAGGTCGAGCAGGGACGAAAGTCGGGCTTAGTGATCCGGTGGTTCCGAGTGGAAGGGCCATCGCTCAACGGATAAAAGCTACCCTGGGGATAACAGGCTGATACCCCCAAGAGTTCACATCGACGGGGGTGTTTGGCACCTCGATGTCGGCTCGTCTCATCCTGGGGCTGGAGTAGGTCCCAAGGGTTGGGCTGTTCGCCCATTAAAGAGGTACGCGAGCTGGGTTCAGAACGTCGTGAGACAGTTCGGTCCCTATCCGCTGTGGGCGTTGGAGATCTGAGTGGGGCTGTCCTTAGTACGAGAGGACCGGGACGGACTTGCCTCTGGTGCACCAGTTGTTCTGCCAAGGGCACAGCTGGGTAGCTACGCAGGGACGGGATAAGCGCTGAAAGCATCTAAGTGCGAAGCCCTCCACGAGAAGAGATCTCCCCCGCAAGGTAAGGTCCGTGGGAGACTACCACGTTGATAGGTCGGAGGTGTAAGTACGGCAACGTATTGAGCTGACCGATACTAATAGACCGAAAGCTTGGCCGGAAGGCATTCCGGAATGTGATGAAGAAGCAGGAACCATTGTTCGGTTTTGAGGGTACCAGCTCTCAGAAGAACTGAATCCGGTGGCAATAGCGAGGAGGTCACACCTGTTCCCATCCCGAACACAGAAGTTAAGCTCTTCAGCGCCGATGATACTTGGCGGGTGACTGCCCGGGAAAGTAGGACGCTGCCGGTTCGGTTCTTCTTCATTATATGGCCCCATGGTCAAGCGGTTAAGACACCGCCCTTTCACGGCGGTAACTCGAGTTCGATTCTCGATGGGGTCACCACACGGCAGGATCTTTCACGGATCCTGTTTTTTTGTTCAGATATATGGTATACTATAACCTGACGGAGGAACTTTTTTATGGAAATTACACTGATCATAATGGCAGCAGGAATCGGATCCCGATATAAAGGCGGAATCAAGCAGCTGGAGGCGATGGATGATCAGGGTAGAATCATTATCGATTATTCTGTCTATGATGCGGTTGAGGCCGGATTCAACCACATTATCTTTGTGATCCGCAGGGAGATTGAAGACGATTTCCGGTGCATTATCGGAAACAGGATTGAGCGTCTGTACTGTGAACGGGGCGTCCGGTTTGAATACGCCTTTCAGGCGCTGGAAGACATTCCTCAGGGACACAGTGTCCCCGCCGGCCGTGTCAGACCCTGGGGGACCGGTCAGGCTGTTCTGTCCTGCCGGGAGTTGGCCAGCGGTCCCTTTGCGGTGATCAACGCGGACGATTATTACGGCAGGGATGCGTTTCAGCTTCTGGCGCATTACCTGGCCGAAGACCCGAAGGAGGCGGAGGCCTGCCTGATCGGATTTGTGCTGAAAAACACTCTGAGCGAAAACGGGGGCGTGACCCGGGGAATATGCGATGCGGACGGACAGGGCATGCTCCGGAGCATTCGGGAGACCTACAACATCCGCAGGACGGGCGGGATGATCGTCTCGGACAGCGGAGTTCTGGATCCGGACGCCGTCGTTTCAATGAATATGTGGGGCTTCGGTGCGGATTTTATGCGCGTGCTGGGCAGGGAGTTCACCTCGTTTCTCGACAGCGGTGAGGATCTTGCAGAGCAGGAGTTTCTGATTCCGAAGATTGTCGGGAGACTTCTGGAACAAAAGAAAATTCGCGTGCACGTCCGACGGACGCGCGACAGATGGTTCGGCATTACCTACAAAGAGGACCTTGAGCCGGTCAGGGACGAATTCACCAGACTTCTTGCCCGGGGGGAATATCGTCCGCGGTAATCCTTAGGCTGCATGCTTTGTCTTATACAAAATAAAGTCCGCCGCGAATCCCAAATCACAGAATTTTTCTGAAAAGTATTGCGTTCCCCTTTACGGGATAGTATATAATAAATCCCGATAATCGATAAGGAGGAAGCAAATATGTCTTATAATTTTGACAATATGGCGCTTACGGATCGTCTGAACCGGCTGAAATCGGCGTATCTGAAAGCGGTTCCGAGCATCAGTACAGATCGCGCCGTCGCGTTCACGGAGGTTGCGAAGGAATATCCGGATCTGCCGGCGAATCTCCGGATCGCGAAGAGCTTCCGCCGCGCCTGCGAGACAGCGCCCCTGCTGATTCAGGAGGGTGAACTTATCGTGGGGAATCCGTGCGGAAAACCGCGGGCGGGAGCTTTGTCCCCGGACATCGCATGGGAATGGCTTGAGGAGGAGCTGGACGACATCGGAACACGTCCGCAGGATCCCTATTATATCAGCGAGGAGGACAAAAAACTCATGAGGGAGGAGATTTTCCCGTTCTGGAAGGGAAAATCTCTTTGCGAGGCCTGTGAGGAAAAACTCAGGGAAACTGACCCGCTTCTCTATGAATACGGCGTTGAGGCCGCGATTACGGACCTGACCTATCATATGACCAGCGGAGGAGGGGACAGCAGTCCCGGCTTCGATATTATTTTGTTCCCCAAGGGCATAAACGGCATTCTGGCGGAGGCACAGGAGCATCTGAAGGCGCTGCGCCCCGAGGACCCAGAATACGATACCGAGAGGGCCTTTTATGAATCATCCGTCGAGATCTGCCGCGGCGTTCTGGCGTATGCGGGACGGCTCAGCGACTATGCGCTGGAGCTGGCGGAAAAGGAAAAGGATCCGGCACGCCGCGATGAACTGAAAAAAATCGCGGAGATCAACCGGCGTGTGCCGGCCGAACCGCCGGAGACCTTCTGGGAGGCGCTGCAGGCGGTCTGGACGGTGGAATCTCTGTTCTCGCTGGAGGCGAACCAGTGCAGCACATCGCTGGGGCGCATTGACGAATACATGTATCCGTGCTATCAGCGCAGTATTGAATCCGGGGAACTCACGGAAGAGGAGGCGTTCGAGCTGTTCGGCTGTTTCATGCTGAAGTGCTCAGAGGTCATCTGGTATACACCCGGTGCGACTGCTAAATATTTCGCCGGATACATGCCGTTCCTGAACATGACGGTGGGCGGCGTCGGAAGAGACGGGGGAGACGTCTGCAATGACCTGACTTTCCTGGTCATGGAGGTTGTGCGCAAAATCAAGATGTATCAGCCGACGCTGGCCTGCAGGGTGCATAACGCCTCATCGCATCGCTATCTGGATAAAATCGTGGACGTGATCCGCGCGGGCGGCGGTATGCCGGCGGTGCATTTTGACGATGCGCATACACGGATGATGCTGCGCAAAGGATATGATCTCAGGGACGCCCGGGATTACAGCATGATGGGCTGCGTGGAACCTCAGAAAAACGGACGGGTTCATCAGTGGACTGCCGGCGGATTCACGCAGTGGCCGGCCTGCATTGACATGGCGATGCATAACGGCGCGCTGCCTTCCTGCGGAGAGCGCCGCTGGCTGGATACCGGTGACGTCAGCGAGTTTGACACCTTTGAAAAGTTTGAGACTGCGGTGAGGAGGCAGCTGGACTTCTTAATCGACGTCAACTGCCGCGGCAGCAATGTTGTGGAGGAAGTGTTCAGCAGGGTCACTCCGACGCCGTATATGTCCATATTCATCGACGGATGCATGCAGAACGGCAAAGACGTTATGCAGGGCGGAGCGGTGATGTATGAAGGTCCCGGAAGCATTTTCGCGGGGCTGGGCACCTATGCGGACAGCATGGCCGCAGTGAAAAAGGTCGTATATGAGGACAGGCTCTGCACGCTGGCCGAGCTGAAACAGGCGATGGACGCCGACTGGGTCGGCTTTGAGAAGCTGCGGAAGGCCTGCGTGGATGCGCCGAAATACGGAAATGATGATGACTATGCGGACCGGTTTGCAAGGGAGATCATCGATTACACGGAGGAAAAAATGAATTCCTATCCGTCGCTCTACGCCCGTCACATTCACGGAACGCTTTCCCAGTCGTTCAATACGCCGCTGGGGGAGATGGTGGGCGCGACGCCGGACGGACGGGGCTCCGGAGAACCGCTGTCTGACGGCATGAGCCCGTCGCAGGGAAGAGACCGGAAAGGCCCGACCGCGGTGATTAAGTCTGTGTCCCGCCTGAACTGCGAGTCGATGAGTCTCGGAATGTCTCATAACTTCAAGTTCTCTCCGGCCTTTCTGGACACGAAGGAGGGGAGGACCGGAGCGGTCACGCTGCTGAAAACGGCCAGCCTCCTGGGGAATGCACAAATGCAGTTCAACTGCGTCGATGACCGGGAGCTGATCGACGCCAGAGAGCATCCGGAAAAGCATCGTGATTTAATCGTCCGGGTCGCCGGATACTCGGCTTTCTTTACTGAACTCTGTCCGGAGGTGCAGAACGAGATTATCAGCCGTACCGAAATCGACCGGAACTGATGTCTATCTTTCTGAAACTTTTTTGACGCACCAGACCCTCCCGAAACCGTTAAATAATCTAGCGCGTCTTCGAATGTAACAAAATACCCTGTAACCGTTACGGCTACAGGGTTTTCTAATGCGCGATGAGGGACTTGAACCCCCACGGTCTCCCACCAGAACCTAAATCTGGCGCGTCTGCCAGTTCCGCCAATCGCGCGAGTGACCACGATGTAAATTCTAACAAAATCAGAGGGATGTGTCAAGGAAAATAGGGAAATGAAGGGCGGTCGAAAAACAGGGGATGGGCGACCGGGCCGCCCCGGTTATCCGGAACGACCCGACGGTTATCTCTTTCGACACGAACGGTTATCCCACGCAACTCGAACAGTTATCGGGAACAGATGTTCGGTTACCGGAATGGAAAAATATAGAAAAATTATTCCAGACGAAGCACGTTAGTCCATGAAAAATATTTGGTCGGGGCGATGGAGATCTCGGTTCCGGAGCTGTCGCCGGATTTGCCGTCGCGGTCGTCATGGGCGGCAACGGAAAGAACATTTCCGTATTTGTCTTTTTCTCCGGTATAGATCTCTACATGGCGGGAGGGATTGATCAGGATGTCGCCGCGTTTCAGCTTGCTGATGGAGAGACGGCCCTTGTCCTTCCAACCGGCTTTTTTCAGTGTATTATAAAGGGTCGTGCAGCCGCCGCTGTGAGAGCAGTAGGCGTTCATGACGGAGGAGCCTCCGTAGCCGTGAGCGACAGCAGCTGCTACAAAGGAAGCGCAGTCGTAATCGCGGGAGGCTTTGCTGCCGTGGCAGAAGTAGCAGAAGCGATCGACTTTGGCGTTGATATTCGTTCCCATACTGTATCCGAACCGGTTGTCTCTGGCGATTTTTTCTGCCCAGACCACCATTCCTTCCAGCGTACCTGTGACCTGAACCTTTACCTTGGCATAAGCGGCGGATTTACCGGATGCGGCCTTCGCCCTGGCGGTGATGGTGGCGGTGCCGATACCTACCGCTTTGACCGCACCGGAGGAAGAGACTGTGGCGACGGATTTCTTGGAAGAGGTCCACTTGATCGTCATGTCACCGGCCTGACTTGCAGTCGCACTGAGCTGGATTGCTTTTCCCTGTTTGATAGTCTGCTGCTTCGTGGTTGACAGCGTCACCTTGGTCGGATACTGAGGAATTACCGTGATTTTAATCGAGGCCGCAGCTGCCCTTTTTCCTTTCTCCGCCTTTGCGGATGCGGTGATGGTGGCGGTGCCTTCTTTTTTCTTCGCCGTAACGGTACCGTCGGAGCTGACCTTGGCGATGGAAGTGTCAGAGGATTTCCAGGTGAGGGAAGTGTCTCCCGCCTCGTCTGTCTGTGCGGTCAGGGAGATTTTGTCCCCGGTGACCAGTGTCTGAGAGGACTGGAGGATGGAAACATTAGTCGGGTATTTCGGAATCACGCGTACGGAGATCGATTTGCGGAGTCCGTTGTGGGCGACTGCGGTGATGGTGGTGGTACCGGCTTTCTTTCCGGTAACGACGCCGTTCTTTACGGAGATGATCTTATCGTTTTTGATTGACAGTTTAACTTTATGGTCAACTGATCCGTTGGCCCTGGCTGCGATTTTCGCGGTTTCTCCGACTACGATTGTGGTCGGTTTCCGGGTGAAGGTGATGGCGGTCGCGTTTTTCTTTCCGGGACGCACGGAAACAGAAGACGCTTTTCCGGCCTTCTTTTTGTAATAAGCTCTGACCTTGATGCGGTAGCTCCGCTTTTTCAGCCTGAGCTTTGCGCTCGTTTTCGTTACGGTTTTAACTTTCTTATACTTTCCGAATTTTCCCTTTGCGACGTAGACCTTATACCGGGTGGCTGTTTTGGAGCCTGCGGCTTTCCATTTCAGTCTGACGATGCGCCGGGTCTTTTTCTCCTTCTTGCTGAGTCCCTTTGTGGAAATCTCTGCGTTCAGGTTAATGACACGAACATCTGCTGATGAAGTTTTCTTCTTAGCGCTTTTTTTGGAGGCGGCGTATGCCGGATCTGTCAGGAGCGGGAAAAAGGCCAGTGTAACGGCAAAAATGAGCGCAATAAACAGCGCCTTCGACAAAAAAGTTTTCGGTGAATTGTGATAAACCATATCGTACCTCAATCATTATATGATTCTGTTCAGCGTGCCGCCCTCGATATAGCTTGCGAGGTTCGCCGCGCTTACATCAACGACTTTCTGCCGGGTTTCTCTGGGCATCCACGCGATGTGCGGCGTTACGATGCAGTTCGGCGCGCCGATCAGCGGGTGAGGGCGGACCGGCGGTTCTGTTTCCAGAACGTCGATGCCTGCGCCTGCCAGCTTGCCGCTGCGGAGCGCTTCCAGAACGTCGTCCGTCTGAATCAGTCCGCCTCGGGCGGTGTTGATCAGAATGGCGCCGTCTTTCATTCCGGCAATGAAATCTCTGTTGATCAATCCATGATTTTCGGAGTTCAGCGGGCAGTGGAGTGTGAGAATATCCGATTTACGCGCGGCTTCAGGATCGCGGCTGTAAATGTTTACCGTCATACCGAACGCTTCCGCAATGCGGGCGACACGTCTTCCGATGCGTCCGTACCCGACAATGCCGAGGCTCTTTCCGTCCAGCAGCGAGATGGGCTCGCGCATGTAACAGAAGTCCGGACTGTCGTACCAGTCTCCCTGAAGCACGGAACGGTGATAACTGCCGACGTGGTTCGTGAGTTCCAGGATCAGAGCGAATGCGTGCTGTGCTACCGCCTCGGTAGAATAGGCCGGATTGTTGGTCACGGCGATGCCGTGTGCCTTCGCGGCCGCGATGTCTACGTGGTCGTAGCCGGTTGCCGTCACGCCGATGTATCGGAGGCGTGGGAGGGCATCCATAATTTCCCCTGTAATGACGCACTGACTGACATAGATTCCATCCATGTCCCGGCTCCGCCGGATGATCTGCTCGTCGGAAGTTCTGTCGTAGCATACCAGATCGCATAACTTCTCCAGCGGATCCCAGCTGAGATCTCCCGGGTTGATGCTGTAACCGTCCAGAATTGCTACCTTCATCTTCTCTCCAGTGCCGAAATTTGGTTTACATAATTTTCAATGCAGTTGACAATAACTTATGTAACGATTATTATACCACAGATTGTCAAGAATGTGGTATAATATTTTTCAAAGTACTGAAAGTAATGTTAAAGACTTGAAAGGCGTATCATCATGGAATTAATCATTGCGGCGTCAAAGAACGCGAACAAAATCCGCGAAATGAATGAAATTACAGCGAAGCTGGGACTCCATATCATCTCGCGGGATGAGGCCGGTCTTCCCGACGTGGAAATCGAGGAGGACGGC
Protein-coding sequences here:
- the cutC gene encoding choline trimethylamine-lyase, giving the protein MSYNFDNMALTDRLNRLKSAYLKAVPSISTDRAVAFTEVAKEYPDLPANLRIAKSFRRACETAPLLIQEGELIVGNPCGKPRAGALSPDIAWEWLEEELDDIGTRPQDPYYISEEDKKLMREEIFPFWKGKSLCEACEEKLRETDPLLYEYGVEAAITDLTYHMTSGGGDSSPGFDIILFPKGINGILAEAQEHLKALRPEDPEYDTERAFYESSVEICRGVLAYAGRLSDYALELAEKEKDPARRDELKKIAEINRRVPAEPPETFWEALQAVWTVESLFSLEANQCSTSLGRIDEYMYPCYQRSIESGELTEEEAFELFGCFMLKCSEVIWYTPGATAKYFAGYMPFLNMTVGGVGRDGGDVCNDLTFLVMEVVRKIKMYQPTLACRVHNASSHRYLDKIVDVIRAGGGMPAVHFDDAHTRMMLRKGYDLRDARDYSMMGCVEPQKNGRVHQWTAGGFTQWPACIDMAMHNGALPSCGERRWLDTGDVSEFDTFEKFETAVRRQLDFLIDVNCRGSNVVEEVFSRVTPTPYMSIFIDGCMQNGKDVMQGGAVMYEGPGSIFAGLGTYADSMAAVKKVVYEDRLCTLAELKQAMDADWVGFEKLRKACVDAPKYGNDDDYADRFAREIIDYTEEKMNSYPSLYARHIHGTLSQSFNTPLGEMVGATPDGRGSGEPLSDGMSPSQGRDRKGPTAVIKSVSRLNCESMSLGMSHNFKFSPAFLDTKEGRTGAVTLLKTASLLGNAQMQFNCVDDRELIDAREHPEKHRDLIVRVAGYSAFFTELCPEVQNEIISRTEIDRN
- a CDS encoding Ig-like domain-containing protein translates to MVYHNSPKTFLSKALFIALIFAVTLAFFPLLTDPAYAASKKSAKKKTSSADVRVINLNAEISTKGLSKKEKKTRRIVRLKWKAAGSKTATRYKVYVAKGKFGKYKKVKTVTKTSAKLRLKKRSYRIKVRAYYKKKAGKASSVSVRPGKKNATAITFTRKPTTIVVGETAKIAARANGSVDHKVKLSIKNDKIISVKNGVVTGKKAGTTTITAVAHNGLRKSISVRVIPKYPTNVSILQSSQTLVTGDKISLTAQTDEAGDTSLTWKSSDTSIAKVSSDGTVTAKKKEGTATITASAKAEKGKRAAAASIKITVIPQYPTKVTLSTTKQQTIKQGKAIQLSATASQAGDMTIKWTSSKKSVATVSSSGAVKAVGIGTATITARAKAASGKSAAYAKVKVQVTGTLEGMVVWAEKIARDNRFGYSMGTNINAKVDRFCYFCHGSKASRDYDCASFVAAAVAHGYGGSSVMNAYCSHSGGCTTLYNTLKKAGWKDKGRLSISKLKRGDILINPSRHVEIYTGEKDKYGNVLSVAAHDDRDGKSGDSSGTEISIAPTKYFSWTNVLRLE
- a CDS encoding D-2-hydroxyacid dehydrogenase; translated protein: MKVAILDGYSINPGDLSWDPLEKLCDLVCYDRTSDEQIIRRSRDMDGIYVSQCVITGEIMDALPRLRYIGVTATGYDHVDIAAAKAHGIAVTNNPAYSTEAVAQHAFALILELTNHVGSYHRSVLQGDWYDSPDFCYMREPISLLDGKSLGIVGYGRIGRRVARIAEAFGMTVNIYSRDPEAARKSDILTLHCPLNSENHGLINRDFIAGMKDGAILINTARGGLIQTDDVLEALRSGKLAGAGIDVLETEPPVRPHPLIGAPNCIVTPHIAWMPRETRQKVVDVSAANLASYIEGGTLNRII